The Balaenoptera acutorostrata chromosome 10, mBalAcu1.1, whole genome shotgun sequence genome has a window encoding:
- the UNC5CL gene encoding UNC5C-like protein, with product MCSHESSFQPSQFLLLVGVPVASAVLLAQCLQWRCPRRLLGTCWKLESQEEPASHPTPLPESESSAEGPPASLQEMAAFYQELHTPTQGQTVIRQLMHKLLVFSAREVDHRGGCLMLQDTGISLLIPPGAVSVGRQERVALILVWDLSDAPSLSRAQGLVSPVVACGPHGASFLKPCTLTFKHCAQQPSQACTYSSNTTLLDAKAWKPLGRPGDHTSRDECRIHLSHFSLYTCVLEAAVSREARKWLQLAVFCSPLAPGQSHLQLRVYFLNNTPCALRWAVTNEQPHGGRLRGPCQLFDFTGARGDQCLKLKYISEGWENVDDSSCQLVPHLHIWHGKCPFRSFCFRRKAANENEDCSALTNEIIVTMHTFQDGLETKYMEILRFQASEEESWSAPPPVTQPPPCNRLPPELFERLQMLLEPNSITGNDWRRLASHLGLCGMKIRFLSCQRSPAAAILELFEEQNGSLQELHYLMTIMERLDCASVIQNYLKGTQSDSPARVCWVAQENQGLELDEKL from the exons ATGTGCTCCCATGAGAGTTCCTTCCAACCCTCCCAGTTCCTACTGCTGGTGGGGGTTCCAGTGGCAAGTGCTGTCCTTCTGGCCCAGTGCCTTCAATGGCGCTGTCCTCGCCGGCTGCTGGGCACCTGCTGGAAGCTGGAGAGCCAAGAGGAGCCAGCCTCCCATCCCACTCCCCTACCTGAAAGTGAGTCCTCTGCGGAGGGCCCTCCAGCCTCGCTGCAGGAGATGGCTGCCTTCTACCAGGAACTGCACACGCCCACCCAAGGCCAGACTGTCATCCGACAGCTGATGCACAAGCTGTTGGTGTTTTCGGCTCGAGAGGTGGACCACCGCGGTGGCTGCCTGATGCTCCAGGATACGGGCATTTCCCTGCTCATCCCGCCAG gtgcTGTGTCTGTGGGCCGCCAGGAGCGGGTGGCACTGATCCTGGTGTGGGATCTGTCAGACGCCCCGTCGCTGTCCCGAGCCCAGGGGCTGGTGAGCCCCGTGGTGGCATGTGGCCCCCATGGGGCCTCCTTCCTGAAGCCCTGCACCCTCACCTTCAAGCACTGTGCCCAGCAGCCCAGCCAAGCCTGTACCTACAGCAGCAACACGACCCTGCTGGACGCCAAGGCCTGGAAGCCGCTGGGGCGGCCAGGAGACCACACCTCCCGGGATGAATGTCGCATCCACCTCTCCCACTTCAG CCTCTACACCTGTGTGCTGGAGGCAGCTGTGAGCAGGGAAGCCCGGAAGTGGCTGCAGCTGGCCGTGTTCTGCTCGCCGCTGGCCCCCGGGCAGTCTCACCTGCAGCTGCGCGTCTACTTCCTCAACAACACACCCTGTGCCCTGCGGTGGGCTGTAACCAATGAGCAGCCGCACGGCGGGCGCCTGCGTGGGCCCTGCCAGCTCTTCGACTTCACCGGGGCCCGAGGGGACCAGTGCCTGAAACTCAAATACATCTCCGAGG gttgGGAGAACGTGGACGACAGCAGTTGCCAGCTGGTTCCCCATCTGCACATCTGGCATGGAAAGTGCCCCTTCCGCTCCTTCTGCTTCCGGAGAAAAGCAG CCAATGAGAACGAGGACTGCTCAGCACTGACCAATGAGATCATTGTCACCATGCACACCTTCCAGGAT GGCTTGGAGACCAAGTACATGGAAATCCTCAGATTCCAGGCATCGGAGGAGGAATCCTGGTCAGCGCCACCCCCTGTGACCCAGCCACCCCCATGCAACAG GCTGCCCCCAGAGCTCTTCGAGCGGCTGCAGATGTTGTTGGAGCCAAACAGCATCACTGGCAATGACTGGCGACGACTGGCCTCCCACCTGGGGCTCTGTGGTATGAAAATCCG GTTCCTGTCCTGCCAGCGCAGCCCCGCGGCAGCCATCCTGGAGCTGTTTGAGGAGCAGAACGGCAGCCTGCAGGAGCTGCACTACCTCATGACCATCATGGAGCGGCTGGACTGCGCCTCCGTCATCCAGAACTACCTGAAGGGGACGCAAAGCGATAGCCCAGCCCGGGTCTGCTGGGTCGCCCAGGAGAACCAGGGCCTGGAGCTGGATGAGAAGCTCTGA
- the TSPO2 gene encoding translocator protein 2 isoform X2 encodes MKAPCAEGCFSSHLLCILSSQYSRIQNCTSSRRMWPQGAAFVALPLLGPTLVWLLTHHWMSGWCDSPRRLPWCPSHRVLLLVWTAIYSITGYASYLVWKDLGGGFGRPLALPLGLYAVQLAISWTVLVLLFTAHTPGLALLHLLLLFGLVVSTALIWHPINKLAALLLLPYLAWLTVVSSITYRLWRDSLCPEHQPQPTWEKSD; translated from the exons ATGAAAGCTCCCTGTGCAGAAGGATGTTTTTCCAGCCATTTGCTCTGTATCCTCAGCTCTCAGTACAGCCGAATCcaaa actgTACCTCCTCAAGGAGAATGTGGCCTCAAGGGGCCGCCTTTGTGGCCCTGCCCCTCCTGGGGCCCACCCTGGTCTGGCTGCTCACCCATCACTGGATGTCTGGTTGGTGTGACAGCCCGAGAAGGCTGCCGTGGTGCCCATCCCACAGAGTCTTGCTGCTGGTGTGGACAGCCATCTACTCTATCACGGG ATATGCCTCCTACCTGGTGTGGAAGGACCTGGGAGGGGGCTTTGGGCggcccctggccctgcccctcgGCCTCTATGCTGTGCAGCTCGCCATCAGCTGGACTGTCCTGGTTCTCTTGTTCACAGCCCACACCCCCGGTCTG gccCTGCTGCACCTGCTGCTGCTGTTCGGGCTGGTGGTGAGCACGGCGCTGATCTGGCACCCCATCAACAAGCTGGCTGCCCTGCTCCTGCTGCCCTACCTGGCCTGGCTCACCGTGGTTTCTTCCATCACCTATCGCCTGTGGAGGGACAGCCTTTGTCCAGAGCACCAGCCCCAGCCCACGTGGGAGAAGAGTGActga
- the TSPO2 gene encoding translocator protein 2 isoform X3, with protein sequence MQAAAWTPQPVSPPLSLEKGRPARSPTPPFSPSPTLLCPPHILHPQHSVWEVCCLSVFSPSPDCTSSRRMWPQGAAFVALPLLGPTLVWLLTHHWMSGWCDSPRRLPWCPSHRVLLLVWTAIYSITGTPSSERCCHHLSTDMPPTWCGRTWEGALGGPWPCPSASMLCSSPSAGLSWFSCSQPTPPVWPCCTCCCCSGWW encoded by the exons ATGCAGGCAGCAGCCTGGACTCCCCAGCCAGTGTCACCACCCTTGTCACTGGAGAAGGGCAGGCCAGCTAGGAGCCCCACTCCacccttctccccatcccccaccctcctctgccctccacaCATCTTACATCCCCAGCACTCAGTCTGGGAGGTATGCTGCCTGAG TgtgttctctccctccccagactgTACCTCCTCAAGGAGAATGTGGCCTCAAGGGGCCGCCTTTGTGGCCCTGCCCCTCCTGGGGCCCACCCTGGTCTGGCTGCTCACCCATCACTGGATGTCTGGTTGGTGTGACAGCCCGAGAAGGCTGCCGTGGTGCCCATCCCACAGAGTCTTGCTGCTGGTGTGGACAGCCATCTACTCTATCACGGG GACACCCTCCTCCGAGCGTTGCTGCCACCATCTCTCCACAGATATGCCTCCTACCTGGTGTGGAAGGACCTGGGAGGGGGCTTTGGGCggcccctggccctgcccctcgGCCTCTATGCTGTGCAGCTCGCCATCAGCTGGACTGTCCTGGTTCTCTTGTTCACAGCCCACACCCCCGGTCTG gccCTGCTGCACCTGCTGCTGCTGTTCGGGCTGGTGGTGA
- the TSPO2 gene encoding translocator protein 2 isoform X1, giving the protein MQAAAWTPQPVSPPLSLEKGRPARSPTPPFSPSPTLLCPPHILHPQHSVWEVCCLSVFSPSPDCTSSRRMWPQGAAFVALPLLGPTLVWLLTHHWMSGWCDSPRRLPWCPSHRVLLLVWTAIYSITGYASYLVWKDLGGGFGRPLALPLGLYAVQLAISWTVLVLLFTAHTPGLALLHLLLLFGLVVSTALIWHPINKLAALLLLPYLAWLTVVSSITYRLWRDSLCPEHQPQPTWEKSD; this is encoded by the exons ATGCAGGCAGCAGCCTGGACTCCCCAGCCAGTGTCACCACCCTTGTCACTGGAGAAGGGCAGGCCAGCTAGGAGCCCCACTCCacccttctccccatcccccaccctcctctgccctccacaCATCTTACATCCCCAGCACTCAGTCTGGGAGGTATGCTGCCTGAG TgtgttctctccctccccagactgTACCTCCTCAAGGAGAATGTGGCCTCAAGGGGCCGCCTTTGTGGCCCTGCCCCTCCTGGGGCCCACCCTGGTCTGGCTGCTCACCCATCACTGGATGTCTGGTTGGTGTGACAGCCCGAGAAGGCTGCCGTGGTGCCCATCCCACAGAGTCTTGCTGCTGGTGTGGACAGCCATCTACTCTATCACGGG ATATGCCTCCTACCTGGTGTGGAAGGACCTGGGAGGGGGCTTTGGGCggcccctggccctgcccctcgGCCTCTATGCTGTGCAGCTCGCCATCAGCTGGACTGTCCTGGTTCTCTTGTTCACAGCCCACACCCCCGGTCTG gccCTGCTGCACCTGCTGCTGCTGTTCGGGCTGGTGGTGAGCACGGCGCTGATCTGGCACCCCATCAACAAGCTGGCTGCCCTGCTCCTGCTGCCCTACCTGGCCTGGCTCACCGTGGTTTCTTCCATCACCTATCGCCTGTGGAGGGACAGCCTTTGTCCAGAGCACCAGCCCCAGCCCACGTGGGAGAAGAGTGActga
- the TSPO2 gene encoding translocator protein 2 isoform X4, with translation MWPQGAAFVALPLLGPTLVWLLTHHWMSGWCDSPRRLPWCPSHRVLLLVWTAIYSITGYASYLVWKDLGGGFGRPLALPLGLYAVQLAISWTVLVLLFTAHTPGLALLHLLLLFGLVVSTALIWHPINKLAALLLLPYLAWLTVVSSITYRLWRDSLCPEHQPQPTWEKSD, from the exons ATGTGGCCTCAAGGGGCCGCCTTTGTGGCCCTGCCCCTCCTGGGGCCCACCCTGGTCTGGCTGCTCACCCATCACTGGATGTCTGGTTGGTGTGACAGCCCGAGAAGGCTGCCGTGGTGCCCATCCCACAGAGTCTTGCTGCTGGTGTGGACAGCCATCTACTCTATCACGGG ATATGCCTCCTACCTGGTGTGGAAGGACCTGGGAGGGGGCTTTGGGCggcccctggccctgcccctcgGCCTCTATGCTGTGCAGCTCGCCATCAGCTGGACTGTCCTGGTTCTCTTGTTCACAGCCCACACCCCCGGTCTG gccCTGCTGCACCTGCTGCTGCTGTTCGGGCTGGTGGTGAGCACGGCGCTGATCTGGCACCCCATCAACAAGCTGGCTGCCCTGCTCCTGCTGCCCTACCTGGCCTGGCTCACCGTGGTTTCTTCCATCACCTATCGCCTGTGGAGGGACAGCCTTTGTCCAGAGCACCAGCCCCAGCCCACGTGGGAGAAGAGTGActga